The region TTCACTTAATAATTGAGGATTTTGCAATACATCTAAAGCGGTAAAACATAAAGCTTGAGATGCTTTTATTGCATTGTCTATAGCAAAATCACTTAATGTTGCTTTTGCAAACTCTACAGAACCATAGTTGATGTTTTGGCCATTGGTTATGTCGATATAGGGTTGAATTGTTGGAACTTTTTGACTAACACAACCTAAGCTCAATCCGGCATTACTTTCTTTAGGTGGAGCAATATCAATAATACCAGCCTCCTTTAAGTTATGAGAATATAGTCGGTTTAATGTTATATTCGTCAACAGTTCTTCATTAGGAGGTTCATAGAATGAAATAGAATAATTTATATTGAGAATATTTGAAACAAATGAGCATACCTCTCTAAGTTTACTTTCAGCAAACTTAGCATATTCCATTTCTTTAGCTCGTATATAAAATTTAGCTTCTGAGTCTGTTGGAAGTAGTAACGGTGTAAGTCCTCCTTTTGATAGGATAGAATTAATTTCTAAGTTATCTGGAAACCCCTTCATCAAGGAGTTGAGAATATTGAATGTAAGCAACGTTGCATCTAAAGAGTTGTATACACCTTTATTTAAAAAGCTTAGCCCTGCATTTCCCTTATAGTTAACTTTTAGTGGGATTATTGCTGAAGATGTTCCACTTTCAGCTGTTATAGTATTAGGATGACATTGCATTACTATATCTATATCGTCAAAGATACCTTGTCTTACCATTGTTGTCTTTGTACCACCCAAATATTCACCAGGACAGCCAATTAAGACAATAGAACCTTTAAACTTATCAGAAAGCTTTGCAAGGGCTATAGATGATGCTATAGAAATTGTAGTTAATAAATTATGACCAGTAACATGCCCAGAATCAGCAATTGCATCATACTCGCATAAAAAGCAAATTTTTGGATGACCGCTTCCTACCTCAGCAATAAATGAGGTCTTAATACCTAAAAAATTATTATTAACATAGAATCCTTTTTCTTTTAAATAATTTGTTATATATGAACATGCCTTTACTTCTTTATAGCTTTCCTCTGGATTGTCATATAGAAATTTGCATAAAGAGAAAAGCTCTTTTCTACAGGTTGATAGATATGAAATAAGTTCCTGATTCAAAATTAACCCTCCTTTGAATTTTCAAAGAATTATTAGCATCAAACTCTTTATAAATATTAAGTCTAGAGATGCTTATGTTATTTTATCCAATAACATAAAAAAATATTTATATAAAACTCAGAGTTAAATTGATGAAATTAAATAATTAAATGAATACTATATATTGAATAAGTCAATAATCACTAATATTAAAAAGAGATTGATGGAGGGAAAAATATGAGAAATAGATGTATTATATGTGGAAAAAATTCTGAACATGGTATAATAATATGCGGAAAGGAAATTTGTTTAAATTGTGAAAAAGCTATATCAGAAATGTCTGCTGATTCAGATAAATATGAATTAAATAGAAGAAAGATAAGAAAGCATTTGGCAGAAATAATTGATAAATCAAATTAACTATTAAATGAGGGAA is a window of Clostridium sp. 'White wine YQ' DNA encoding:
- a CDS encoding M20 family peptidase, with the protein product MNQELISYLSTCRKELFSLCKFLYDNPEESYKEVKACSYITNYLKEKGFYVNNNFLGIKTSFIAEVGSGHPKICFLCEYDAIADSGHVTGHNLLTTISIASSIALAKLSDKFKGSIVLIGCPGEYLGGTKTTMVRQGIFDDIDIVMQCHPNTITAESGTSSAIIPLKVNYKGNAGLSFLNKGVYNSLDATLLTFNILNSLMKGFPDNLEINSILSKGGLTPLLLPTDSEAKFYIRAKEMEYAKFAESKLREVCSFVSNILNINYSISFYEPPNEELLTNITLNRLYSHNLKEAGIIDIAPPKESNAGLSLGCVSQKVPTIQPYIDITNGQNINYGSVEFAKATLSDFAIDNAIKASQALCFTALDVLQNPQLLSEVKSEFFSFNKGLY
- a CDS encoding sigma factor G inhibitor Gin; translation: MRNRCIICGKNSEHGIIICGKEICLNCEKAISEMSADSDKYELNRRKIRKHLAEIIDKSN